Proteins encoded in a region of the Solanum dulcamara chromosome 9, daSolDulc1.2, whole genome shotgun sequence genome:
- the LOC129903466 gene encoding beta-amyrin 28-monooxygenase-like, protein MDLLLLSFVTTLAIIINFLFKYLFVKPKEKIPLAPGTFGWPIIGETIQFLVSLYYGLVHEFVQKRTKKYNSNVFKTSLLGQKVVIFSGPTANKFIFTNGNKLLIGWRPNSVKKLFPSTSFVPIEHDTKRAQNIISYFLNSRNVEKIISTMDSMSHTHLENHWKGNNEVIVFDLVKLFTFSLSIKAFIGIEELDNKILNLYEKFKIFTRGLLVMDINLPGTTFYKAMKAGNELRKEMKVIIEERRAKLLENSNLSNVYNDLLTQLIIEQDEDGKYMTEVEIVDKVFGFIIGSYDTTATTITLTMKYLNQKPEFFNEIMEEHNEISRQMIPRKELCWNDIQKMRKTWSFVNEVLRNTPIVQGIFREAMEDFTYEGFHIPKGWKIYLSFGATQKNGEYFPNPTKFDPSRFEGNGLVPYTSVPFGGGHRMCPGREFARISILVFLHHVLKIFRWEAKVPLENIMYPFFLLAIPKDGYPVTLSTV, encoded by the exons ATGGACCTCTTGCTCCTATCTTTTGTAACCACCCTTGCTATAATCatcaattttttattcaaatatttgTTTGTCAAGCCTAAAGAAAAAATCCCTTTAGCTCCAGGTACATTTGGTTGGCCTATTATTGGAGAAACTATCCAATTCCTTGTATCACTTTACTATGGATTGGTCCATGAGTTTGttcaaaaaagaacaaaaaaatacaACTCCAATGTATTCAAAACTTCATTACTTGGCCAAAAAGTGGTTATTTTTTCAGGTCCAACAGCTAACAAATTCATATTCACCAATGGCAATAAACTTTTGATTGGTTGGAGACCTAATTCTGTCAAAAAACTTTTCCCTTCTACATCATTTGTTCCTATAGAACATGATACCAAAAGGGCACAAAATATCATTAGCTATTTCTTGAACTCAAgaaatgttgagaaaattattAGTACTATGGACTCTATGTCACATACACACTTGGAAAATCATTGGAAGGGGAATAATGAAGTGATAGTGTTTGATCTAGTGAAGTTATTCACTTTCTCCCTTTCTATTAAAGCCTTTATAGGCATCGAAGAATTGGATAATAAAATCTTGAATCTTTACGAGAAATTCAAGATTTTTACAAGAGGTCTTTTGGTAATGGACATAAATCTACCTGGCACAACATTTTATAAGGCAATGAAAGCTGGGAAtgaattaagaaaagaaatgaaggTCATCATTGAAGAAAGAAGAGCAAAATTACtagaaaattcaaatttgtCAAATGTTTATAATGATTTGTTAACACAATTGATTATTGAACAAGATGAAGATGGCAAGTATATGACTGAGGTTGAAATTGTAGACAAAGTATTTGGATTTATTATTGGTAGTTATGATACTACTGCTACAACTATTACTTTGACCATGAAATACCTTAATCAGAAGCCTGAGTTCTTCAATGAAATAATGGAAG AGCACAATGAGATATCAAGACAGATGATTCCAAGAAAAGAGCTATGTTGGAATGACAttcaaaaaatgaggaaaacttggaGCTTTGTGAATGAAGTATTAAGAAACACACCAATTGTTCAAGGCATTTTTAGAGAAGCCATGGAGGATTTCACTTATGAAGGCTTCCACATACCAAAAGGATGGAAG ATATATTTGAGTTTTGGAGCTACACAAAAGAATGGTGAATACTTTCCAAACCCTACAAAGTTTGATCCTTCTAGATTTGAAGGAAATGGACTAGTTCCTTATACATCAGTTCCATTTGGTGGAGGACATAGAATGTGCCCTGGAAGAGAATTTGCAAGAATATCGATTCTTGTTTTTCTTCATCATGTACTGAAAATTTTTAGGTGGGAGGCTAAAGTTCCTTTAGAAAATATAATGTACCCATTTTTTCTACTAGCCATCCCAAAAGATGGATATCCTGTTACCCTTTCTACTGTTTAA